From the genome of Pelodiscus sinensis isolate JC-2024 chromosome 12, ASM4963464v1, whole genome shotgun sequence, one region includes:
- the LOC142831191 gene encoding uncharacterized protein LOC142831191, whose protein sequence is MLQQPSLGEPCASLCVPHAGATCGCPQEPPACGDVVAAAPRQGEGGLRGAELLLLLCAGALEGACGALSFPPPRFSLPPTAPLAHAGLHALVHSASCSCLCSLGTERLVPGVRFPWGCSPHPWWNCWHCTVPTPVGVGGRVLPHAEPSCSQLRGGSTARGRGAGASWPKAARWALLLPCLLPSRDRFPLLSGQGLACTPRRRGLAPGGCSKARAGLLLGAGCSVPLCSLICCRGSPPCDNKYLPEALGWFLASCRAGRCPRRLLCCQGPWRSVGTVSAALCALLPGRALPGRAAGGTGGTSWALSQAAACAGAAGSAAGPGPLPGGSSCVAARVPLPSGTRSPTLHACAAVCVGGVSSVTRGPQRWAV, encoded by the exons ATGCTCCAGCAACCGTCCCTGGGTGAGCCTTGCGCCTCCCTCTGCGTCCCTCATGCCGGGGCT ACCTGTGGTTGCCCCCAAGAGCCGCCTGCCTGCGGGGACGTGGTGGCCGCAGCCCCGAGGCAGGGAGAGGGTGGCCTGAGGGGGGctgagctgttgctgctgctgtgtgcAGGGGCGCTGGAGGGGGCATGTGGTGCCCttagcttccctcccccccgtttttccctcccccccacagcccccttgGCCCATGCTGGGCTCCACGCACTTGTCCACAGCGCATCCTGCTCTTGTCTCTGCAGCCTGGGCACCGAGCGGTTGGTCCCTGGAGTCAGGTTCCCTTGGGgatgttccccccacccctggtggAATTGCTGGCATTGCACTGTCCCCAcaccagtgggggtggggggaagggtccTGCCCCATGCTGAGCCGTCATGCTCCCAGCTGCGAGGGGGGAGCACAGCCaggggccgcggggcgggagCTTCCTGGCCCAAAGCCGCCCGCTgggccctgctcctgccttgcTTGTTACCGAGCCGGGACCGGTTCCCCCTCCTGTCTGGCCAGGGCTTGGCCTGCACCCCCAGGCGCCGTGGGCTGGCCCCGGGAGGCTGCAGCAAGGCGAGAGCCGGGCTGCTCCTAGGGGCCGGCTGCTCCGTCCCTCTCTGCAGCCTGATTTGCTGTCGTGGCTCCCCTCCTTGTGACAATAAATATCTGCCTGAAGCACTTGGCTGGTTTCTCGCCTCCTGCAGGGCCGGCCGGTGCCCCCGGCGCCTTCTGTGCTGCCAAGGTCCCTGGCGCTCTGTGGGCACGGTCAgtgctgctctgtgtgccctgctgCCTGGGCGAGCCCTCCCCGGCCGGGCAGCTGGTGGGACTGGGGGAACCTCCTGGGCCCTGAGCCAGGCGGCTGCTtgcgctggggctgcagggagcgcaGCAGGCCCAGGCCCTCTTCCTGGTGGCTCTAGCTGTGTTGCTGCCCGTGTGCCCCTCCCATCAGGTAcgcgctcccccaccctgcatgcttgtgctgcagtgtgtgtggggggggtctcctctgtaacccggggtccccAGCGCTGGGCTGTGTGA